One window of Pseudomonas urmiensis genomic DNA carries:
- a CDS encoding cyclic peptide export ABC transporter has protein sequence MTRKPRGAVRELFGLLKPFWPLVTVSIALGMVGGLSVTALLATINSALHSDSGLTQGVVLGFAGLCVLALFSSIFSDIGTNYVGQHIIARLRRELGEKVLAAPIDQIERYRSHRLIPVLTHDVDTISDFAFVFAPLAVSLTVTLGCLGYLASLSWPMFLVIVVAIGLGSVMQFIARSWGVRGFESAREAEDDLQKHYSAIAEGAKELRIHRPRRKRMFSHGIQDTANRICATQVRSINIFVVAKALGSMLFFVVIAVALAMQSLWPSGDKSVTSGFVLVLLYMKGPLEHLISTLPIISKAQIAFRRIAELSRQFSSPEPHLLLDDSRPSAKTLDSLQLKDVSYTFPRVEGCEPFQLGPVNLTIKQGEIVFVVGENGCGKTTLIKLLLGLYAPQSGSVVVDGQPVSAQSRDDYRQLFTTIFADYYLFDDVIQGDQPVPEDATDYLKRLEIDHKVSIRDGVFSTTDLSTGQRKRLALVSAWLEERPVLVFDEWAADQDPTFRRIFYTELLPDLKRLGKTIIVISHDDRYFDVADQLIHMANGKVKLESRVADCI, from the coding sequence ATGACCCGCAAACCTCGTGGCGCCGTCAGGGAACTGTTCGGCCTGCTCAAACCCTTCTGGCCCCTGGTGACGGTATCGATCGCGCTGGGCATGGTCGGCGGCCTCAGCGTCACCGCGCTGCTCGCCACCATCAACAGCGCCTTGCACAGCGACAGCGGCCTTACCCAGGGCGTGGTCCTGGGTTTTGCCGGGCTGTGCGTGCTGGCGCTGTTCAGTTCGATCTTCTCCGACATCGGCACCAACTATGTCGGCCAGCACATCATCGCCAGGCTACGCCGCGAGCTGGGTGAAAAAGTCCTGGCCGCGCCCATCGACCAGATCGAGCGCTATCGCAGCCACCGGCTGATCCCGGTGCTGACCCACGACGTCGACACCATCAGCGACTTCGCCTTCGTCTTCGCGCCGCTGGCGGTCTCGCTGACCGTGACCCTGGGTTGCCTGGGCTACCTGGCGAGCCTGTCGTGGCCGATGTTCCTGGTGATCGTGGTGGCGATCGGCCTGGGTTCGGTCATGCAGTTCATCGCCCGCTCGTGGGGCGTGCGTGGCTTCGAGAGCGCGCGCGAGGCTGAGGACGACCTGCAAAAACACTACAGCGCCATTGCCGAAGGCGCCAAGGAGCTGCGCATCCATCGCCCGCGGCGCAAGCGCATGTTCAGCCATGGCATCCAGGACACCGCCAACCGCATCTGCGCCACCCAGGTGCGTTCGATCAACATCTTCGTGGTCGCCAAGGCCCTCGGCTCGATGCTGTTCTTCGTGGTGATTGCCGTGGCCCTGGCCATGCAATCGTTGTGGCCCAGCGGCGACAAGAGCGTCACCAGTGGCTTCGTGCTGGTGCTGCTGTATATGAAAGGCCCGCTGGAACACCTGATCAGCACCCTGCCGATCATCAGCAAGGCGCAGATCGCCTTTCGCCGCATCGCCGAGCTATCGCGCCAGTTCTCCTCGCCCGAACCGCACCTGCTGCTGGACGACAGCCGCCCTTCGGCAAAAACCCTCGACAGCCTGCAGCTCAAGGACGTCAGTTATACCTTCCCACGGGTAGAAGGCTGCGAGCCGTTCCAGCTAGGCCCGGTGAACCTGACCATCAAGCAGGGCGAAATCGTCTTCGTGGTGGGTGAGAACGGCTGCGGCAAGACCACCCTGATCAAGCTGCTGCTGGGCCTGTATGCGCCGCAATCGGGCAGCGTCGTGGTCGATGGCCAGCCAGTGAGCGCGCAGAGCCGGGACGACTACCGCCAGCTGTTCACCACCATCTTCGCCGACTACTACCTGTTCGACGACGTCATCCAGGGCGACCAACCGGTGCCAGAGGATGCCACTGACTATCTCAAGCGCCTGGAGATCGATCACAAGGTCAGTATCCGCGACGGCGTGTTCAGCACCACCGACCTCTCCACCGGCCAACGCAAACGCCTGGCCCTGGTCAGCGCCTGGCTCGAAGAGCGGCCGGTATTGGTGTTCGACGAGTGGGCGGCCGATCAGGACCCGACCTTCCGCCGGATCTTCTACACCGAGCTGCTACCTGACCTCAAACGCCTGGGCAAGACCATCATCGTGATCAGCCACGACGACCGTTACTTCGATGTCGCCGACCAGCTGATCCACATGGCCAATGGCAAGGTCAAGCTCGAATCACGGGTTGCCGATTGCATTTAG
- a CDS encoding TonB-dependent siderophore receptor: MPTQRLRPQALALVIRRTLRQAAPAALGLSALMPLSAMVQAQQVQFNIPAQSLASALLAFGSQSNLQVLYSPQDVEGKRSAAISGAMEPAQALPKLLQGTGVSYQIEGNQATIHAREGGNAVELGATNINSQGLGQTTENTGSYTTGAMQTATKLPLTLRETPQAVTVITRQRMDDQSMRSLDDVVQATPGLRMSAARPANSEYFSRGFPISNLMFDGLPTTYNADWVAAADMAPYDRVEIVRGATGMMQGAGNPSAAINMVRKRPTKEFQGSVTGSAGSWDNYRGELDLSGPLNDSGSVRGRFVGAYNDKDSFQDYAGRERGLFYGITEFDLTDDTTLTVGASNQNDNNNINWGGLPVNRDGSHVGYSRSTNVGYDWSYQDINNTTLFAEIDHHFANDWRLHVAASKNWSDFALQGAVFERELKSGVESFRQRVFNQRRDYDQSSYDIYANGPFKLFDRQHELVVGASKREVKTTAHGGTVFIPVDNLFAVNPSGIARPNVPDEYDLSEHVEQEGVYVTTRLNIADPLKVIIGARLDWYDNQSTYNAIADGYYTNSDYKITRNVTRYAGVIYDLDDNHSVYASYTDIFMPQSEQGQGRSIIRPIEGKNYEIGIKGEYFDGALNASAAIFQIDQENRAAESANQRGCTDYICYEASGKVRTQGIDLELMGALTPNWQVGAGYTYSQTKFLKDANKAKEGSKFDSDLPEHLFKLSTTYTLPGELNQWRVGGNVYGQSGIFNKGSNAFGNYRIDQGSYAVVGLMVGYKVNKNLDTRLNLNNIFDRKYYQGIAGNNTWSPYDVYGDPRNFTLTAKYSF, from the coding sequence ATGCCTACACAACGCCTTCGTCCCCAGGCCTTGGCCCTGGTCATTCGCCGCACCCTGCGTCAAGCGGCGCCTGCCGCACTGGGCCTGAGCGCCCTGATGCCGCTATCGGCCATGGTCCAGGCCCAGCAGGTGCAATTCAACATTCCGGCGCAGTCGCTGGCCAGCGCATTGCTGGCGTTCGGCTCGCAATCGAACCTGCAGGTGCTGTATAGCCCGCAGGACGTCGAAGGCAAGCGCAGTGCCGCCATCTCCGGCGCCATGGAGCCAGCCCAAGCGCTGCCCAAGTTGCTCCAGGGCACCGGCGTCAGCTACCAGATCGAAGGCAACCAGGCCACCATCCATGCCCGGGAGGGGGGCAATGCGGTGGAACTGGGGGCAACCAACATCAATAGCCAGGGGTTGGGGCAAACCACCGAGAACACCGGTTCCTACACCACTGGCGCCATGCAGACCGCGACCAAACTGCCGCTGACACTGCGCGAAACGCCGCAGGCGGTCACAGTGATTACCCGCCAACGCATGGATGACCAGTCGATGCGCAGCCTCGACGACGTGGTCCAGGCCACCCCAGGCCTGCGCATGTCGGCGGCGCGCCCGGCCAACAGCGAGTACTTTTCGCGCGGTTTCCCCATCAGCAACCTGATGTTCGATGGCCTGCCGACCACCTACAACGCCGACTGGGTCGCGGCGGCCGACATGGCCCCCTACGACCGCGTCGAGATCGTCCGTGGGGCAACCGGCATGATGCAGGGTGCCGGCAACCCGTCGGCGGCCATCAACATGGTGCGCAAGCGTCCCACCAAGGAGTTCCAGGGCAGCGTTACCGGCTCCGCGGGCAGCTGGGACAACTACCGTGGCGAGCTGGACCTGAGCGGCCCGCTCAATGACAGCGGCAGCGTGCGTGGCCGTTTCGTCGGTGCCTACAACGACAAGGACAGCTTCCAGGACTATGCCGGCCGCGAGCGTGGCTTGTTCTACGGCATCACCGAGTTCGACCTGACCGACGACACCACCCTCACCGTGGGTGCGTCGAACCAGAACGACAACAACAACATCAACTGGGGTGGCCTGCCGGTCAACCGTGATGGCAGCCATGTCGGCTACTCGCGCTCCACCAACGTCGGCTACGACTGGAGCTATCAGGACATCAACAACACCACGCTGTTCGCCGAAATCGATCATCACTTTGCCAATGACTGGCGCTTGCATGTGGCGGCGTCCAAGAACTGGTCCGATTTCGCTTTGCAAGGCGCCGTGTTCGAGCGCGAACTCAAATCGGGCGTTGAATCATTCCGCCAGCGCGTGTTCAACCAACGCCGGGACTACGACCAGTCCAGCTACGACATCTACGCCAATGGCCCTTTCAAGCTGTTCGATCGCCAGCATGAACTGGTGGTCGGTGCCAGCAAACGTGAAGTCAAGACAACCGCACACGGCGGTACGGTGTTCATTCCGGTCGACAACCTGTTTGCCGTCAACCCAAGCGGTATCGCCCGACCCAATGTCCCCGACGAGTACGACCTGAGCGAGCATGTCGAGCAGGAAGGTGTCTACGTCACCACGCGGCTGAACATCGCCGACCCCCTGAAGGTGATCATCGGCGCGCGCCTGGACTGGTATGACAATCAGTCAACCTACAACGCAATCGCCGACGGCTACTACACCAATAGCGATTACAAGATCACCCGTAACGTTACCCGTTACGCCGGGGTGATCTACGACCTGGATGACAACCACTCGGTGTATGCCAGCTATACCGACATCTTCATGCCGCAATCGGAGCAGGGCCAGGGCCGCTCCATCATTCGCCCGATCGAGGGCAAGAACTACGAGATCGGTATCAAGGGCGAGTATTTCGACGGTGCCCTCAATGCCAGCGCGGCGATCTTCCAGATCGACCAGGAAAACCGTGCAGCGGAGTCTGCCAATCAAAGGGGCTGCACTGACTACATCTGCTACGAGGCCTCCGGCAAGGTCAGGACCCAGGGTATCGACCTGGAACTGATGGGCGCGCTGACGCCAAACTGGCAAGTGGGTGCCGGCTATACCTATTCGCAAACCAAGTTCTTGAAAGATGCCAACAAGGCCAAGGAAGGCAGCAAGTTCGACAGCGATCTGCCCGAGCACCTGTTCAAACTCAGCACCACCTATACCCTGCCGGGTGAGCTGAACCAGTGGCGTGTCGGCGGTAACGTCTACGGCCAGAGCGGCATCTTCAACAAAGGTAGCAATGCCTTCGGTAACTACCGGATCGATCAGGGCTCGTACGCCGTGGTCGGGCTGATGGTGGGCTACAAGGTCAACAAGAATCTCGATACCCGCCTCAACCTCAACAACATCTTCGACCGCAAGTACTACCAGGGCATCGCCGGCAACAATACCTGGAGCCCGTACGACGTATACGGCGACCCACGCAACTTCACCCTCACGGCCAAGTACAGCTTCTAA